From the Ctenopharyngodon idella isolate HZGC_01 chromosome 3, HZGC01, whole genome shotgun sequence genome, one window contains:
- the pdap1b gene encoding pdgfa associated protein 1b, with amino-acid sequence MPKGGKKGGHKGRMRTYTSPEEIDAQMKEEKERKKNEEEEGAAVNDNQSEDKLTASGSEDSDDDGSQKRKGVEGLIEIENPNRVAQKTKKVTEIELEGPKQLSRREREEIEKQKAKERYMKMHLAGKTDQAKADLARLAIIRKQREEAARKKEEERKAKDAAAAAAAAAKGLHTLSLK; translated from the exons ATGCCTAAAGGAG GGAAAAAAGGTGGCCATAAAGGTCGCATGAGAACCTACACAAGTCCTGAAGAAATAGATGCTCAaatgaaagaagaaaaagaaagaaaaaag aatgaagaagaagaaggtgCAGCAGTGAACGACAACCAGAGTGAGGACAAACTGACAGCATCAGGCTCAGAAGACAGTGACGACGACGGGTCTCAG AAAAGGAAGGGTGTTGAGGGATTGATAGAGATTGAAAATCCTAATCGAGTTGcccaaaaaacaaagaaagtcaCAGAGATAGAACTTGAGGGTCCCAAACAGCTTTCCAGAAGAGAAAG AGAAGAGATTGAAAAGCAAAAGGCCAAGGAGAGGTATATGAAAATGCATTTAGCAGGAAAGACAGATCAAGCTAAAGCTGACCTCGCTCGACTCGCCATTATTAGAAAACAACGGGAGGAGGCGGCACGGAAAAAAGAAGAGGAACGTAAAG CAAAAGATGCAGCggcggcggcagcagcagcGGCTAAAGGACTACACACGTTGTCACTTAAATAA
- the bud31 gene encoding protein BUD31 homolog — MPKVKRSRKPPPDGWELIEPTLDELDQKMREAETEPHEGKRKVESLWPIFRLHHQRSRYIFDLFYKRKAISRELYEYCIKEGYADKNLIAKWKKQGYENLCCLRCIQTRDTNFGTNCICRVPKGKLEVGRIIECTHCGCRGCSG, encoded by the exons ATGCCTAAGGTGAAAAGGAGTAGGAAACCACCTCCGGATGGTTGGGAGCTCATAGAGCCAACTCTTGATGAACTGGACCAGAAAATGCGCGAAG CTGAAACCGAGCCACATGAGGGCAAACGTAAAGTTGAGTCTCTATGGCCAATCTTCCGACTTCATCACCAACGCAGCCGTTACATTTTCGACCTTTTCTACAAGAGAAAGGCCATCAGTCGAG AGCTTTATGAATATTGCATCAAAGAGGGCTATGCAGACAAAAATTTGATTGCCAAATGGAAGAAACAGGGCTATGAAAATCTGTGCTGTCTGCGGTGCATTCAGACGCGCGACACTAACTTTGGAACAAATTGCATATGCAGAGTTCCCAAGGGCAAGCTTGAAGTG GGTCGTATCATTGAGTGCACTCACTGTGGATGCAGAGGATGTTCTGGATGA
- the cpsf4 gene encoding cleavage and polyadenylation specificity factor subunit 4 isoform X2, whose amino-acid sequence MQELIANVDHLKFDLEIAVEQQLGAQPLPFPGMDKSGAAVCEFFMRAACIKGGMCPFRHISGEKTVVCKHWLRGLCKKGDQCEFLHEYDMTKMPECYFYSKFGECSNKECPFLHIDPESKIKDCPWYDRGFCKHGPDCRHRHTRRVICVNYLVGFCPEGKSCKFMHPRFELPMGATEQPPLPQQAQSQQKQNMQPINRSSQSLIQLTNPNINNNHQRIPNAVGIMHSNSMGGPRGPRPLDQVTCYKCGEKGHYANKCTKGHLAFLSGQ is encoded by the exons ATGCAGGAATTAATCGCAAATGTCGATCACCTCAAGTTTGATCTAGAAATTGCTGTAGAACAACAATTAGGCGCTCAACCATTGCCATTTCCAGGAATGGATA AATCTGGCGCTGCTGTATGCGAGTTCTTCATGAGAGCTGCCTGTATAAAAG GTGGAATGTGCCCATTCAGACACATTAGTGGAGAAAAGACTGTGGTGTGCAAGCACTGGCTTAGAGGTTTATGCAAGAAAGGAGACCAATGTGAATTTTTACACGAGTATGATATGACAAAGATGCCTGAATGTTATTTCTACTCTAAATTTG GGGAGTGCAGTAACAAAGAGTGTCCATTCTTGCACATCGATCCAGAATCTAAGATTAAAGATTGCCCATGGTATGATAGAGGTTTTTGTAAGCATG GTCCGGATTGCAGGCACAGACACACAAGAAGAGTCATTTGTGTAAATTACCTTGTTGGCTTCTGCCCGGAGGGCAAGTCATGCAAATTTATGCA CCCACGATTTGAACTCCCAATGGGTGCGACTGAACAGCCACCATTACCACAACAAGCACAGTCTCAGCAAAag CAAAACATGCAGCCCATAAACAGATCATCGCAGTCACTCATCCAATTAACCAACCCCAATATCAACAACAACCACCAGAGAATTCCAAATGCTGTTGGGATAATGCATTCTAACAGCATGGGTGGACCTCGCGGTCCTCGTCCACTGGACCAAGTTACGTGTTACAAG TGTGGTGAGAAGGGCCATTACGcaaacaaatgcacaaaaggACACCTGGCGTTTTTGAGTGGACAGTAG
- the cpsf4 gene encoding cleavage and polyadenylation specificity factor subunit 4 isoform X1 produces MQELIANVDHLKFDLEIAVEQQLGAQPLPFPGMDKSGAAVCEFFMRAACIKGGMCPFRHISGEKTVVCKHWLRGLCKKGDQCEFLHEYDMTKMPECYFYSKFGECSNKECPFLHIDPESKIKDCPWYDRGFCKHGPDCRHRHTRRVICVNYLVGFCPEGKSCKFMHPRFELPMGATEQPPLPQQAQSQQKQQNMQPINRSSQSLIQLTNPNINNNHQRIPNAVGIMHSNSMGGPRGPRPLDQVTCYKCGEKGHYANKCTKGHLAFLSGQ; encoded by the exons ATGCAGGAATTAATCGCAAATGTCGATCACCTCAAGTTTGATCTAGAAATTGCTGTAGAACAACAATTAGGCGCTCAACCATTGCCATTTCCAGGAATGGATA AATCTGGCGCTGCTGTATGCGAGTTCTTCATGAGAGCTGCCTGTATAAAAG GTGGAATGTGCCCATTCAGACACATTAGTGGAGAAAAGACTGTGGTGTGCAAGCACTGGCTTAGAGGTTTATGCAAGAAAGGAGACCAATGTGAATTTTTACACGAGTATGATATGACAAAGATGCCTGAATGTTATTTCTACTCTAAATTTG GGGAGTGCAGTAACAAAGAGTGTCCATTCTTGCACATCGATCCAGAATCTAAGATTAAAGATTGCCCATGGTATGATAGAGGTTTTTGTAAGCATG GTCCGGATTGCAGGCACAGACACACAAGAAGAGTCATTTGTGTAAATTACCTTGTTGGCTTCTGCCCGGAGGGCAAGTCATGCAAATTTATGCA CCCACGATTTGAACTCCCAATGGGTGCGACTGAACAGCCACCATTACCACAACAAGCACAGTCTCAGCAAAag CAGCAAAACATGCAGCCCATAAACAGATCATCGCAGTCACTCATCCAATTAACCAACCCCAATATCAACAACAACCACCAGAGAATTCCAAATGCTGTTGGGATAATGCATTCTAACAGCATGGGTGGACCTCGCGGTCCTCGTCCACTGGACCAAGTTACGTGTTACAAG TGTGGTGAGAAGGGCCATTACGcaaacaaatgcacaaaaggACACCTGGCGTTTTTGAGTGGACAGTAG
- the atp5mf gene encoding ATP synthase subunit f, mitochondrial, which produces MADKPVALAQKRLLDVKLGQLPSWLGTRDFTPNGLIGGVRGGYERYYNKYINVKKGGIGGVAMFLAGYIALSYLWEYDHIKHDRWRKYH; this is translated from the exons ATGGCGGATAAACCAG TTGCCCTGGCCCAGAAGAGGCTTTTGGATGTCAAGCTTGGTCAACTGCCATCATGGCTCGGAACAAGAGACTTCACCCCGAACGGACTTATTGGTGGAGTTCGTGGAG GCTATGAGAGATATTACAACAAATACATCAATGTGAAGAAAGGAGGTATTGGTGGAGTTGCCATGTTCCTTGCTGGTTACATTGCCCTGAGCTACCTCTGGGAATACGATCACATCA AGCACGACAGGTGGAGGAAGTACCACTAA